Proteins encoded within one genomic window of Bradyrhizobium sp. 186:
- a CDS encoding TIM barrel protein codes for MTHIYSLAYLTSAPMAPPDALVLAEKLGYQAIGVRIAPAAPGGDFSPLATGPALLRETIRRIEDTGVPVFDVEIARLGADFKADRFAAFLETAGRLKARAILVAGDDPDEGRLTESFATFCRAAAPYGLTADLEFMPWTAVKNAKAALRIVTNAGEPNGRVLVDALHAARSATTLNDIASLPRHLLSYAQLCDAPAEIPATNDELIHTARCSRLLPGDGGIDLAGLVRALPDDLPLSLEIPNDEWLPKLGAEEWGRRALAAARGVVARAADRGATT; via the coding sequence ATGACGCACATCTATTCGCTTGCCTATCTCACCTCGGCGCCGATGGCGCCTCCGGACGCGCTGGTCCTGGCCGAAAAGCTCGGCTACCAGGCGATCGGGGTTCGTATCGCTCCCGCCGCGCCCGGCGGCGACTTCTCGCCGCTCGCCACAGGTCCCGCCCTGTTGCGCGAAACCATCCGCCGCATCGAGGACACCGGCGTGCCGGTGTTCGACGTCGAAATCGCCCGATTGGGCGCGGATTTCAAAGCCGATCGCTTCGCTGCCTTCCTCGAAACCGCAGGCAGGCTGAAGGCGCGCGCCATCCTCGTTGCCGGCGATGATCCGGATGAGGGGCGCCTGACGGAGTCGTTCGCGACATTCTGCCGTGCTGCCGCGCCTTACGGTCTCACCGCGGATCTCGAATTCATGCCGTGGACCGCGGTGAAGAACGCCAAGGCCGCCCTTCGTATCGTGACCAATGCCGGCGAGCCGAACGGCCGCGTGCTGGTCGACGCGCTGCATGCCGCGCGCTCGGCCACCACGCTCAATGATATCGCAAGCCTGCCCCGGCATCTGCTGAGCTATGCCCAGCTCTGTGACGCGCCCGCAGAGATTCCCGCCACTAACGACGAGCTGATCCACACGGCGCGGTGTTCCCGGCTTCTCCCGGGTGATGGCGGCATCGACCTCGCCGGGCTCGTCCGCGCCTTGCCGGACGACCTTCCGCTGAGCCTCGAGATTCCGAACGATGAGTGGCTGCCCAAGCTCGGCGCCGAGGAATGGGGACGCCGCGCGCTGGCGGCAGCCCGCGGGGTTGTCGCACGCGCCGCAGACAGAGGAGCAACGACATGA
- a CDS encoding alpha/beta hydrolase, translating into MFEGFSLEQIKLPEATLRVRVGGGGPPLLMLHGHPRTHATWHRVAPILAEEYTVVCPDLRGFGQSSKPVDMPDHSGSSKRSKAGDCLALMDYLGFDRFGLVGHDRGAYTAFRTAMDHPASVSRLAILEAIPIGDALARCDARFASAWWHWFFFAQPEKPEQAILANPDAWYGGDPAEMGAEAYADFLASIHDPATVHGMIEDYRAGLGIDRQHDEDDRAAGRKLECPLLVLWSAYDDLEELHGDVIAIWREWSSNVHGNSLNCHHHMAEEVPETLAAELGAFFHDQ; encoded by the coding sequence GTGTTTGAAGGTTTCTCGCTGGAGCAGATCAAACTTCCGGAAGCGACGCTCAGAGTGCGGGTTGGTGGAGGGGGCCCACCGCTTCTGATGTTGCACGGTCATCCTCGCACCCATGCCACTTGGCATCGCGTGGCGCCGATTTTGGCTGAGGAATACACCGTAGTTTGCCCTGATCTTCGCGGTTTCGGCCAGTCTTCCAAGCCCGTTGACATGCCTGACCATTCGGGCTCGTCTAAAAGGTCCAAGGCCGGCGATTGCTTAGCGCTTATGGACTATCTTGGCTTCGATCGCTTCGGACTTGTGGGTCACGATCGTGGGGCATACACCGCTTTTCGGACAGCGATGGATCATCCGGCATCCGTCAGCCGCCTCGCAATCCTTGAAGCCATTCCGATCGGCGATGCGCTGGCACGATGTGACGCTCGGTTCGCATCGGCATGGTGGCATTGGTTCTTCTTCGCTCAGCCTGAAAAACCGGAGCAAGCTATCCTTGCCAATCCAGATGCATGGTACGGCGGTGATCCCGCGGAGATGGGCGCTGAGGCTTACGCTGATTTTCTCGCCTCGATCCACGATCCGGCGACGGTCCACGGCATGATCGAGGATTACAGGGCCGGGTTAGGCATAGACCGACAACATGACGAGGACGACCGAGCCGCAGGCCGAAAATTGGAATGTCCGCTGCTCGTGCTATGGTCAGCTTACGATGACCTGGAGGAGTTGCATGGTGACGTCATCGCCATTTGGCGGGAATGGTCTTCAAATGTTCACGGAAACAGCCTCAACTGCCACCACCACATGGCGGAGGAGGTGCCAGAGACACTGGCTGCCGAATTAGGTGCATTCTTTCACGACCAATAG
- a CDS encoding SDR family NAD(P)-dependent oxidoreductase, whose protein sequence is MSGLDLSGRIAVISGGCGGIGQAVRERLASLGAKVVVWDVADGADARIDLTDEAAVNDAMARLLARFGRIDILVNAAGITGPTVNIEQYSLAEWRRVLDVNLTSTFLCCKAAVTPMRRQNAGRIVNLASIAGKEGNAGMTGYSAAKAGVIALTKSLGKELAGTDIRVNAIAPAVIATDLVKQMSDEAYRNVLAKIPLGRAGRPDEVAALVTWLASDECSFSTGAVFDLSGGRATY, encoded by the coding sequence ATGAGCGGTCTCGATCTCTCCGGGCGCATCGCCGTCATTTCCGGCGGCTGCGGCGGCATCGGCCAGGCCGTTCGCGAGCGGCTTGCCTCCTTGGGCGCGAAAGTGGTCGTCTGGGACGTCGCAGATGGTGCCGACGCGCGGATCGACCTCACCGACGAGGCCGCCGTCAATGATGCGATGGCGCGCCTCCTCGCGCGGTTCGGCCGCATCGACATCCTCGTCAATGCCGCGGGGATCACGGGCCCAACGGTCAACATCGAACAGTACAGCCTTGCCGAATGGCGGCGCGTGCTCGACGTCAACCTCACCAGCACATTCCTGTGCTGCAAGGCAGCCGTCACACCGATGCGACGGCAGAACGCCGGACGCATCGTCAACCTGGCCTCGATCGCCGGCAAGGAAGGCAATGCCGGCATGACCGGCTATTCCGCAGCCAAAGCGGGCGTGATCGCGCTGACAAAATCTCTCGGCAAGGAGCTGGCCGGCACGGATATCCGGGTCAACGCCATCGCCCCCGCCGTGATCGCCACCGATCTCGTCAAGCAGATGTCGGACGAAGCCTATCGAAACGTGCTGGCAAAGATACCGCTCGGACGTGCGGGACGACCGGATGAGGTAGCGGCGCTGGTCACCTGGCTCGCCTCCGACGAATGCTCATTTTCGACTGGCGCGGTTTTCGACCTGTCTGGTGGGCGAGCGACGTACTGA
- a CDS encoding IS701 family transposase: MIRMSWTRAASVEETLALWAASLREIKQRIRPLFTQERVATNAGLFLEGLLGDEQRKTGWMRAEAAGDPGPWRQQAILGRGDWDADALRDIVRDYVIEHLADDDAVLVIDETGFLKQGKASCGVARQYTGSAGKITNCQIGVFATYVSRHGHAFIDRALYLPKEWTDDPDRLEAAYVPADVGFATKPKLATRMIARAIAASVPFKWVAGDTVYGVGDIEQQLRRAGKGYVLGVSSSHVFRSWGKRQPVAGKAEDIARTRRPSDWKRLSAGAGTKGPRLHDWCYLELADLEVEQFNSANDGLWTRGLLIRRHIADGDLAFFTTWCPAGTSIETLVAVEGHRWAIEDSFETAKNEFGLDHNESRSWHGWHRHVSLVMLAFAMMAAIRHRANPPPLKKTKRRPPAKAKA; encoded by the coding sequence ATGATTCGAATGTCGTGGACGCGGGCCGCGTCGGTTGAGGAGACGCTTGCGTTGTGGGCGGCGTCGCTTCGAGAGATCAAGCAACGGATACGTCCGTTGTTCACGCAAGAGCGTGTGGCGACGAATGCAGGCTTGTTCCTGGAAGGTCTGCTCGGAGATGAGCAGCGCAAGACCGGCTGGATGCGCGCGGAGGCGGCTGGCGATCCTGGCCCATGGCGTCAGCAGGCAATTCTGGGTCGCGGGGATTGGGACGCTGATGCCCTGCGCGACATCGTCCGGGACTATGTCATCGAGCATTTGGCGGATGACGATGCGGTGCTGGTGATCGACGAGACCGGCTTTCTCAAGCAGGGTAAGGCCTCGTGCGGAGTGGCGCGGCAATACACTGGTTCGGCAGGGAAGATCACGAACTGCCAGATCGGCGTCTTCGCTACCTACGTTTCGCGTCATGGTCATGCGTTCATCGATCGCGCGTTGTATCTTCCGAAGGAATGGACCGACGATCCAGATCGTCTGGAAGCCGCATATGTGCCTGCCGATGTCGGCTTTGCGACCAAACCAAAGCTTGCGACGAGAATGATCGCACGTGCGATAGCCGCGTCTGTACCATTCAAGTGGGTTGCCGGTGACACGGTCTACGGTGTTGGCGATATCGAACAGCAGCTACGGCGGGCAGGCAAAGGCTATGTGCTCGGGGTCAGCAGCTCTCATGTCTTCCGATCCTGGGGCAAGCGACAGCCGGTCGCCGGCAAGGCCGAAGACATCGCCCGGACGCGGCGCCCGTCCGACTGGAAGCGCTTGTCGGCGGGAGCCGGAACCAAAGGACCGAGGCTGCATGACTGGTGTTATCTCGAACTGGCCGATCTCGAGGTCGAGCAGTTCAACAGCGCAAATGATGGTTTATGGACGCGCGGTCTGCTGATCCGTCGCCATATCGCCGATGGCGATCTCGCCTTCTTCACCACCTGGTGCCCAGCGGGAACATCAATTGAAACGCTGGTCGCGGTCGAAGGCCATCGATGGGCGATCGAGGACAGCTTTGAAACCGCGAAAAACGAGTTCGGGCTCGATCACAACGAGAGCAGGTCCTGGCATGGCTGGCATCGCCACGTGTCCCTGGTGATGCTCGCCTTCGCCATGATGGCGGCGATCCGCCATCGCGCCAATCCGCCACCGCTCAAAAAAACCAAACGCCGCCCCCCGGCAAAAGCCAAAGCATAA